Proteins co-encoded in one Setaria viridis chromosome 9, Setaria_viridis_v4.0, whole genome shotgun sequence genomic window:
- the LOC117835098 gene encoding uncharacterized protein, producing MAAEAVGFMARGANGGRPAELVTRDFLGGCAAADDARDATAARHDAVPGKLSLPKHACPSTPRDLNLFPVAAAATKPCAVTTAPAPAPAPSSAACGGATTTYHSVCTIEKVKTALERFERGRHQHQHPQQQQHSGAGASPSSSSVTTSSVKRRGGGGDSSGGAVEQGDGCDSPSGGGGGGMVAAACPRCFLYVLISRSDPRCPRCESHVPAPAAPAASKKPRIDLNVGFLGT from the exons atggcggccgagGCGGTGGGGTTCATGGCGCGGGGAGCcaacggcggccggccggcggagcTCGTCACCAGGGACTTCCTCGGCGGGTGCGCCGCCGCGGACGACGCCAGGGACGCCACCGCCGCGAGGCATGATGCAGTG CCCGGGAAGCTGTCCCTGCCGAAGCACGCGTGCCCGTCCACACCGAGGGACCTGAACCTGTTcccggtggccgcggcggccacgaAGCCCTGCGCCgtgacgacggcgccggcgcccgccccggccccctcctccgccgcctgcggcggcgccaccacgaCGTACCACAGCGTGTGCACGATCGAGAAGGTGAAGACGGCCCTGGAGCGGTTCGAGCGCGGgaggcaccagcaccagcatccgcagcagcagcagcacagcggcgccggcgcgtccccgtcgtcgtcgtcggtgacGACGTCCTCCGTGaagcgccggggcggcggcggcgatagcagcggcggcgccgtggagcAGGGCGACGGCTGCGACTccccgtccggcggcggcggcggcgggatggtggcggcggcgtgccccAGGTGCTTCCTGTACGTGCTCATCTCCCGGAGCGACCCGCGGTGCCCCCGGTGCGAGTCCCACgtgccagcgccggcggcgcccgccgcgAGCAAGAAGCCGCGGATCGACCTCAACGTCGGCTTCCTCGGCACCTAG
- the LOC117840696 gene encoding auxin-responsive protein SAUR71 → MVWKRMSGGGESPARGAGAGADEEEKVPRGHVPMVAGGEGEGERVLVPVRLLSDPSVAELLDMAAQRYGYGQPGVLRVPCDAGHFRRVLDGAMHR, encoded by the coding sequence ATGGTGTGGAAGAggatgagcggcggcggcgagtcgcCCGCCCGgggtgccggtgccggcgccgacgaggaggagaaggtcCCCAGGGGGCACGTCCCcatggtcgccggcggcgagggggaagGCGAGCGCGTGCTGGTGCCGGTGAGGCTGCTCAGCGACCCTTCGGTCgcggagctgctggacatggcGGCGCAGCGGTACGGCTACGGCCAGCCGGGCGTGCTGCGGGTGCCCTGCGACGCGGGGCACTTCCGCCGGGTCCTCGACGGCGCCATGCACAGATAG